The DNA region GAAGCGATCGCTGCGAAAGTAGAGCAGGGTATGAAGCCCGCTCTTGCTGCCAGGGACACGATGAACGAATTGGCAGGAGCGGTCATTGCTACTTCTCTGGTCTTGGCGGCGGTATTTGTTCCAGTCTCTTTCTTTCCTGGAAGCACGGGGGTAATTTTTAAGCAGTTTGCCCTAACTATTGTTTTTGCGATCGCTCTTTCGACTTTTAACGCTCTGACCTTCTCTCCAGCAATGGCAGGATTGTTATTGCGTCAGCGTCGGGAAAATGAAAGAGGCGGACCTTTAGGTTGGTTTTTTGAGAAATTTAACCGCGCTTTTAACTGGATTACCGCGCAATACACCAAAATAATTAGTTTTCTTGCCAGAAAATTTGTCAGACCTTTTGTCTTGGCGGGTTTTGTAGTCCTATTGTGTTTAACCTATCTTCTTTTTAGCATCATTCCTTCAGGCTTTATCCCCGAAGAAGACCAAGGTTACTTTTATACCATCGTGCAGGCCCCCGATGGCGTTTCTCTAGGCTATACCAACGAGATTATGGATGCGGTGGGAGAACAGATGAGCCAGATACCAGAAATTGATAGTTATGTGACTATAAGCGGTTTTAGTTTTGAAGGGAACGGTAGCAATCGAGGTTTTGGCTTTTCCAAGCTCAAACCCTGGTCGGAAAGAAAAGGAGTAGACCATTCAATTTATTCTATTTTGGGTCGCCTTAATGCTGCATTTGCCCAAAACATCACCGACGGTCTGGTTTTGTCGGTCAATGCCCCACCAGTAAGGGGCTTGAGTTCCATTGGTGGTTTTGAATTTCAGCTTCAAGACCGTCGCGGCTTGCCCATTTCGGCTTTGGTAGAAAACTCGAATAAACTTATTGCAGCTGCCAACCAAAGACCAGAAATCGAACGGGCTTTTACTCAATTTACCGCCAATACCCCACAAATTGAAGTTGAAGTCAATCGGGAACGTGCTAAATCTCTGAATATTAATATCGACGATATTTTTAATACTTTACAAACTTATTTAGGTTCTACCTACGTCAATGACTTTATTCTCGGTCAGAGACAGTATCGTGTCTACGTTCAGGCAGATAGCAACTATCGCTCTAATCCTAGCGATATCGACAGTTTATATGTGCGATCGCAAAACGACCGACTGGTACCTTTAAGTAATTTGATTACCCTAACCGAATTTGTCGGTCCGCAAACTATTACTCACTACAATCTGTTTCGTTCGATTCTGATCCAAGGCACACCTGCCGCTGGTTACAGCACGGGACAGGCAATTACCGCTATGGAAGAGGTTGCCGCTCAAACCCTATCTTCTGGTTTTGGCTATGAGTGGACGGGAACGGCACTAGAAGAAATCAGTTCTAGCGGTCAATCCATATATATCTTTGGCTTGGGTCTGGTTATGGCATTTCTGGTACTGGCAGCACAGTATGAAAGCTTTATCGATCCTTTAATTATTATCCTTAGCGTTCCTCTAGCTTTGTTTGGCGCACTCTTAGGCATTTGGCTGCGTGCCAACTTGCTCCAAGCGGGTAGTATTTGGCCGATCATCAATAATGATGTTTATTGTCAGGTCGCCTTAGTAATGTTAATTGGTTTGGCAAGCAAAAACGCGATTCTAATCGTCGAATATGCCAACCAACTCCAAGAGCAGGGTTTAAAAATCGCTCGCGCTGCCATTAGAGCGGGGCAAACTCGCTTTCGCCCAATCTTGATGACGGCAATTTCTAGCTTGTGCGGCTTTTGGCCTTTGGTTGTTGCTAGTGGAGCGGGTGCATCCAGCCGTTGGTCTTTAGGAACGGCAGTTTTTAGTGGCTTACTTTTTGCTACCGTCCTCAGCCTGTTTTTAGTACCTTCTTTGTACATTATTATTAAGAGCTTAGAATCTAGATTCCGCAATAATAAAAAGAACGATGATGATTCTGATTTTACCGACGGTGACGGATACGGTAGTAACGAAAAACGCGATCGCCCCAGCCAAACTGAAGTTACAAATTATCGATTGAGCCGAGATGAAACATAAGTAATTCAATTTAATTTGCTAACTACTCACTGTTTGAGTGCGATCGCTTATAATTCACAACGAGGAGTATAATAGGTAGATCTCAACAATCTGCCAGTTTTTGCTCGCTCTAATAATTTTATGTTGATAAGTTTTTAATGATCTGGCCTTTTAAAAAAAGAACTAAAAAACAAATAGCGCGAATCGAAATCACTGGCGCGATCGCTTCTGAGACTCGCGAAAAAGTTCTCAAAGCTTTCAAAACTGTCGTAGAAAAACAATTTCCCGCACTGCTGTTGAGAATTGATTCTCCAGGAGGAACGGTAGGAGATTCTCAAGAAATTTTTGCCGCTCTTCAGCGTTTACAAGCAGAAAAAGATGTCAAGGTAGTTGCTAGCTTTGGTAATATTTCTGCTTCTGGCGGCGTTTATGTCGGTGTGGGAGCCAAACATATTGTGGCTAACCCAGGCACGATTACGGGTAGTATTGGCGTTATTCTACGCGGTAATAATCTCGAACGTTTGCTCGATAAAATCGGCGTTTCTTTTCAAGTAGTTAAGTCTGGTCCCTATAAAGATATTTTATCCTTCGATCGCCAGTTAACCGCTGAAGAAGAACGCATTTTGCAAGAACTGATCGACACCAGCTATCAACAGTTTGTAGCAACTGTAGCTCAAGGACGTAACCTGGAAGAAGAAACCGTTAGAAGCTTTGCCGACGGACGTATTTTTACAGGACAACAAGCTCTAGAATTGGGTATAGTCGATCGCTTGGGAACCGAGG from Myxosarcina sp. GI1 includes:
- a CDS encoding efflux RND transporter permease subunit, with amino-acid sequence MILSISDIFIKRPVLTIVCALIVILVGGIAIPQLPIAQLPQLAPIQVEVESTYIGADAQTTENNVTTIIERDINGAEDIRYMSSNTSNDGISNITVSFPVDADRNIAQVNVQNRVAQSEPQLPSSVQQTGVEVRKSSPDLLLGIAFFAKNGEYDDLFLSNYLDLYVIDRMQRIEGVGRAQIFGERRYAMRLWLDPDALAARNLVAQDVVDALEEQNIQVGAGAIGQQPAPENQQYQFTLRARSRFENEREFAELVITVGENGNPIKLRDVGRVELGAENYNSSFEYKGLPGIGMGIFQLPGSNALEVANAVKREVAQLAEEFPPGMTYDIALDTTEFVEISLKEVIWTLIQAISLVVLIIFIFLQDWRTTLIPAIAIPVSLIGAFAFILVFGFEINTLTLFAMVLSTGVVVDDGIVVTEAIAAKVEQGMKPALAARDTMNELAGAVIATSLVLAAVFVPVSFFPGSTGVIFKQFALTIVFAIALSTFNALTFSPAMAGLLLRQRRENERGGPLGWFFEKFNRAFNWITAQYTKIISFLARKFVRPFVLAGFVVLLCLTYLLFSIIPSGFIPEEDQGYFYTIVQAPDGVSLGYTNEIMDAVGEQMSQIPEIDSYVTISGFSFEGNGSNRGFGFSKLKPWSERKGVDHSIYSILGRLNAAFAQNITDGLVLSVNAPPVRGLSSIGGFEFQLQDRRGLPISALVENSNKLIAAANQRPEIERAFTQFTANTPQIEVEVNRERAKSLNINIDDIFNTLQTYLGSTYVNDFILGQRQYRVYVQADSNYRSNPSDIDSLYVRSQNDRLVPLSNLITLTEFVGPQTITHYNLFRSILIQGTPAAGYSTGQAITAMEEVAAQTLSSGFGYEWTGTALEEISSSGQSIYIFGLGLVMAFLVLAAQYESFIDPLIIILSVPLALFGALLGIWLRANLLQAGSIWPIINNDVYCQVALVMLIGLASKNAILIVEYANQLQEQGLKIARAAIRAGQTRFRPILMTAISSLCGFWPLVVASGAGASSRWSLGTAVFSGLLFATVLSLFLVPSLYIIIKSLESRFRNNKKNDDDSDFTDGDGYGSNEKRDRPSQTEVTNYRLSRDET
- the sppA gene encoding signal peptide peptidase SppA, yielding MIWPFKKRTKKQIARIEITGAIASETREKVLKAFKTVVEKQFPALLLRIDSPGGTVGDSQEIFAALQRLQAEKDVKVVASFGNISASGGVYVGVGAKHIVANPGTITGSIGVILRGNNLERLLDKIGVSFQVVKSGPYKDILSFDRQLTAEEERILQELIDTSYQQFVATVAQGRNLEEETVRSFADGRIFTGQQALELGIVDRLGTEEDARRWAAELVGLDPDKTECYHIEEPKPLIKRLIPSRGQTRTAIDTAIDWLEFDLKTNGLPLWLYRP